Proteins encoded in a region of the Triticum dicoccoides isolate Atlit2015 ecotype Zavitan chromosome 3A, WEW_v2.0, whole genome shotgun sequence genome:
- the LOC119270133 gene encoding uncharacterized protein LOC119270133, with the protein MGAGAGNPRPRVRAPLPSATARPPIDALPPRRPTSSAFAAGGRALAVADAGSLRRTGPHKRLLSMMDLRGQGVSIGTSGHAPPSPPVDDIQHRQFMHLWTEEKNGNEEEKNSNIIICESNKHLGGVNAFLGLTSNQ; encoded by the exons ATGGGAGCCGGCGCAGGAAATCCCCGTCCCCGCGTCCGAGCCCCGCTACCCTCCGCAACGGCTCGACCGCCCATCGACGCGCTGCCCCCGCGGCGCCCGACCAGTTCGGCtttcgcggctggtggacgcgCCCTTGCTGTTGCCGACGCCGGCTCGCTGCGCCGCACTGGCCCTCACAAGCGTCTTCTGTCAATG ATGGACTTGAGAGGTCAAGGAGTTTCCATTGGGACATCGGGACATGCTCCTCCATCTCCTCCGGTGGACGACATCCAACATCGCCAG TTCATGCACTTATGGACTGAAGAAAAAAATGGAaatgaagaagaaaagaatagcaaTATTATCATATGCGAG TCTAACAAACATCTTGGAGGTGTGAATGCTTTCTTGGGTCTGACAAGTAATCAATAA